The Apium graveolens cultivar Ventura chromosome 3, ASM990537v1, whole genome shotgun sequence sequence AGTAAATTTTTCTTGAAAGAGGGCTTGTGATTAGATTAGCGTTTATTCGTTTTACTTTGATACAATGATTAATGATACTACATAAAATCGAGATACCTgatatatcagaatttgagggAGATTTTAAATTTGGGGTTTTCCCAAACGCTCACACTATATCATTTTCCACTGAGTAGTTATAAATTTTTATCCTGCATTGACTAATGAGACACCAAGTTATAATTCGCACCTTCAATCAGCCCACTGTTGCCACCATCATTTCTTTACCTTCTCTTTGAAAAACGAAAATCACTTCTTATTTTATTGTATTTATTATTGATCACTTGTAGAAAAACATGTAGCTATGGATCACAAGAAACATGTAATTCACTTTACTTTGTGTTACTGCTTTGGTTATTTTACATGTAGTATATTTGCCAAGTTCATTTTGCTTTAACAAGATAATTGATCTCTGAAATTATGTAGACAATAACAGAGATCACTAGACAATACATAATTTCTTTAGAAAGGATACATTGCTAATAACtgtatatataataatattatataaagTTGTATGATGAAGTAAAACAACTAACTAATCACCGGATTACACATAATCTTTGCATTTACACAGTGAAAAGGACAACCCATATAATATAACATCATCTCTTCCAAACTAATGCTACAAACCTACTAAACCCACTAATAAAAGTCAAATAACTAATGTGCTAATCTACGCAAATAACCACCATGTAATGCCGACAACACCAccatcatctcctcatcacttCCATAATAATCTTGATTATTCCTCCTTTGCCTATACTTAGCCACAACTTCCTCCGGCAACACACTAATCCGGCAAAGCGGACACGTAGGACAATCCTGTTGGAGCCACGTGTCCAGACACTGTTTGTGAAAAGTGTGGTTACATTGCTTAACTTTCCTAATCTCTTCTCTTTCTTGAAACATTGACAAACAAACAGGACATTCTTTTGTCTCTCCTGTTAGTCCCTCCTTGTAGCGACTAGCTGGATTCTTTCTTTCAATGAGCTTGAAGTACTGTGCGGAGGTTATCGGAGAGTTGCCGAAGAAGTAAAAGGCACCGGAGACGGAACGGAAAAGGATTAGGAGTTCAAGAAAAAGAAGGGTTAAGAAGACAATGGTGATAGTGCAGAGGTTATTGAAGAACTTGGAGATGGCACCCATTTGTTTATTTTGTTAAAAGTATTTTGGTCGAGTTTGCTAGCTGGTTGGCTCTCTTTATAAGAAGATAAATGGATAGGAATTGTTGACTAAAAGTCTAGAGAACTTTGTACATTGAACATTTTAAAATATTAGTATGAATTATTATTTGGTTAGTGGATGtatctatattatattaataaattaatgCTTTTGTAGACACTTCTCGTGACTTACCATTATAATTATGAAATAATTAATCTAATCTACTAAAATTAAGATATTAAAATTGTAACCTATGCAAAATGCATTACAAGTAATACTTCTGCTCAACAAAAACTTGATGCAGTAGTTTAGATTTCTGTCCTCTAAAAGAGGTTAAGGATTTGATGGATGATTTTGCATAGAAAAAAAAATTACTTGAATTACTACACTGGCAATAAACTTTGGGAAACACATCCGGGGCTGGGAATCTCTGCATAAATGAGTTTCTTTTAACATATGATAATTAAAAAAGGAATCAAGTGACACAGGGGGCCGATGTTCTCGATCAGGGGTCCTCACTCTCCACTACATAAAATAGAAATATATATCAATATGTTAATGTGGACAGATGTCTCAATAGCAAAAGTAGCAGATATATAAATATTTCATCATATATGATTCATCACTTCAATATTGTCTATCACTTTTCAATGTTTAATGTATGTTAGTTTCAAGCATGCTAGTCACACATCTGATTAAATTTATGATACAGTAAGAAAATTTAATTTCAGAACACCCCTCAACTTCAAAAAGACATGACAGATACAGGATCTGAAATTTATGATATAATAGGAAAATTTAATTTCAGAATACCTCCTAAACTTCAAACAGGAATGACAGAAGGCTGTAAACATAGGATAGAGGACAAGTTTAGAGGAGGCAGATTTAGAGAATAATATATTATCTTTAATTCTTTTTATTCTTATAATTCTCACAATATAAAATATCctcaaaaagaaaaaaattaaaatatatgaTTTGCATACATTTTGGGAGTATATAAATCTGGTTCATTATTCCATAGGATGCATGTATTAGAGGAGCAAATGTAAAGCTCCCCTTAAGTTTATGAGATGATTACATTATTACTCCAACCGTCCAGTTTTTTCTTATTCACTcaactttattttacttttgtAGGTACGGTAAGTTGCAAAGTAATATAGTTCcgtttatttaaaaaatatattttagaatcaaaatttaaatattaaaattttatttcaaaaaaataaaataaaattataaaaatatgttTAATATGCATCTAAAAATGTGTGAAAAAATAAAGTGGACAAAAAAATAAAACAGAGGAAGTATTTAAATAACAAAAactcttttctttttcttttttcttattAAAAATACTTTAAAACTAGGCTACAACACTTTCTGCGGCTAAATTTAGTATCATCGTCAATATATTCGTCTTGTTTCATTTTCATATAAAGGAGACTAAATTATATATGTTTTGTTGTGCAACAAAACATGTTTGTTTATTAAATAGCGAAAGAGTGTTGATCAAATCGTAGAAGAGTCATCTGTTGGTTAAGTAGTATAGTCAGCATTTAATTTCGCAAGCGTTCTAGAATTAAGTGTTTAAACTACCATGTTTGTGGTTATAGGTCACcattaattataataaataagcTTAGGGCATTTTCAACACATTTTTAATATTACTTTTTAAAAAGATAATATAATTGTAATTTAGTTACTTTACtacttttcaaaacaatatataAGATTGGATTTTAGTTATTACAGCAACTCCTACCATTACTTTACATTAGTTTCACACCTAGCAAGATACAccatttttattaatattttcatattatttaaatttataaaaaaaatgttagTTAATAGTAAATAGTATATAATTGATAAAATTTGAATCATTAatcttattaatatatttataaataataatattaatatttattgtTGGCgggattctaacctcaaatttagataacttataaataataatataaatatttgttattgcCGGAGTTCGAACCTCAGAGTTTGAGTAGtgtaaaatagttttataaatattttttgttgtAAATATAGAAACTTGAGTGTATATTATTTTTGTATTTGAATCTAATTACTTAATTAAAAAAATCCGACGATCATAAATATGGATAACTAAACTAACAAAAAAACATATCAAATTATACACCATTATAACTAGTATAGTATAATAtagaagtatatatatatatatatataaatagatagattttcttcataaataatataattaaaatGGCTCTTAGTtactaaaaataaaaaattactcATTCCAACAACTCTTTACAAATTCAATTTTCTATCTATTTCATTATCCTAATTTTTTTATAGAATACAGTCATacatatattaaaatatttatagattTTGTATAATAAACCAATAACAATCATGGTTGTAAAAATCGGTAATCGGAACTAATCGGTTTAGGTACCGATTAGGGATTAATCGgcaaatcggggattaatcggagggattaattgaaaaaaaaatcggatatgtttaaatatttaaataatatttaatatatttaccttatttattatgaaatatataattcaaaaataatttataaatattaatcggatttcaaaaaatagatcggccaaatattttttaaggattaatcggagatttttaaaaaaatcgggGATTATTAGAACAGTGATAACAATGCAAATGTAAACTAATTAACAAAGAAATGTATAACACTGATCCAAATGCACAAAAAGTCCGGACCCAAAAATCTGGTCAGGACCGACCCGGTCCCGGCCCGGGCTTAGGGCCTCGATgagccctatatttttaggcaaaacCCGGCCCGGTCCGACCCGATTAAAAGCCCGGATTTCGGCCCGGCCCGACCCCATTAAAAGCCCGAttaaaatctgattattctattttttttatatatttatgaattcacatttactataaatataaataatactttaaacacatatatatttacatatttgtgattaataatattatttataaatttcattgcataaataatgaataagtacactatatatatttggataacaatgataaaacatattattctataaacatgtttattttttgccgaatttaaatgttttcaacgaagtaatgtttttataaaatattccatgtaaactaatacatttttacgatgattaAATTGCTAATATATGTAGTATTCGAAATCTCTAATAAaactcgatccgatttaaattagaaaaaaaacaCAGACTGATCCGATCCGGCACGAAAAAAAACCcggttaggcccgcctcgagAGCCCAAACGGGCTCTGACATTTTAGGAAAGTCCGGCCCGTTCAAAGTCAATGCCTGAAAAATCCGGCCCGGTCAAAACTCGGGTTTTTTAAGATCCGGTCAAAAACCGGCCCGACGtgccttttgtgcatctctacaTCCACCTAATGCTTCTTCTGGTAAGCTCCTATTAGCCTGTGCTTTATTTGTTAAGTCAAATAAACTGCACATTAATAATAACGAGGAAGGACCCGTAAGAGATACATATCAACACGACTCCTATTCTCTATGAATTTCATCCTCTTTTTAGTTAATGTATATGGAAACACTGACATTTATATACTTCTAAATTAAAAGATatctatttatttttaaattaatttttaagaTAATTTATGAATTGTATTTAAATTCAATTAAGTAGAATAAAaataacatctatttacttttaaattaaaaaataatttttatcaaTAATTTAGTAATATAAAAAAACTATGAAAAAATTGCGTATTAATAGAACCATATAATAAGTAAAATCACGTGATAATCAAAGTACCAAAAATATCAAATTTTTGTTACTCTCAACCCCTAACACGAATTAACTTAGACTTTCTTTTCAATTAGTTAGCGTCCATATAGGCATCGATTTGCTtttaaattgaaaaatattttttaacaatAATTAAGTAATGGTAAATGACTTTATTGCTATTCATTTAATTTTAAACTGAAAAATATTGGTTTAAGTATTTGTTAGCTCACATCCCATCGTCTATTTACTTTTGAATTAAAAAAACATTTTTAAATTAGTTGTACTTATATTagattaagtaatattaaattaagtaaaataacatcTCTTTCATTTTAATTTGAATAAattttttatcaataattaaataatattaaataatatcaTGTAATATTAGATCTTCTAAAATAATAAAGATGTTTGGTTCATAAGATAATTATACAATTCGTTTCATAAAATAATCTTATGAGTAATATGGTGGAAGTTCATAACTGCATTGGGTTCCATCCTTTTAACTACATAATATAATAACATTTATTTATGATCCTAATACTCCTAAATATGTACTCACGTAAATTAGGTGAAATGCAAAGTGTTTTTAACATGAATGCACAAGGAGTAATTTTATAATTGcgaattaatttaaaaaattataacttTATCATTAAAATACACTATGTACTTACCTAACTCCCTAATTACGTACTTATGGCAATGTCTCTCTTTATTTATTACACATTCTCATTTGATTCATTATTTACAAGTATCAATTTAATATTCGATATTAGTATTTAATTTTAATCTGTATTTCGTATGAATTATGAAGTTCTATTATCTTCAAAtattaatttgatatttttaatttTGAACCCGTATTTTACATGTATTATCAAAGTTGTATCGACATGCCTTAAaataacaagattaagtcattTTGACAATCTTACGATTAAGTTGACTTATAATTTTATGTAATCTGTAATGATGTctcttaagtctgtaaaagtgtctAAATAGACCGGACTGGAGTATTTTTCAGTATACAACTAACAAGTTAGGAATAAATATTTGAAAGAAGATCAAGGCTGGTCATGCCTCAGAATGAAGATAAACTGCTTGGTGAAAAATAAAGCTGtaaattgaaaaatatttgaAATCAAATGTCAAGAAGTCATAGATCAAGCTATATCAAGAAGTCTATCTTGAAGTCAAATTGGCCTGTAGAGACGTCCTTTACTTGTACAGAAGTCAATTTGGTCATAGAGAAGTGAAGATGTCGACAATTAACATTGTCTTATCGAGATGTCTTAtcggagatattgacaagtcaaaacacatgtagagaagtgaAGATATTAACAAGTCAAAATATATACAGAGAAGCGGAGATATGGACAAGTTAAAAtatatgtagagaagtggagataaTGACAAGTCATAATACATGTAAAAAAGTGAAGATATAGATAAGTCATTTACATGTGTAAAGAAGTTGAGATATCGACAATCCATTCTACACCTTGATAAAGACATCTCTACACACTTTGAAGATCTTGATAAAAGCTTCAAACTACAGAAAGTACCAACCCTGAAaattcaagattatatgtcaacaAACCATTTTATCATTGAAATAAAAATTCTACAAATACAGGTTGAAaaatgcaagatcaagggccaagatgaaactggacaaaggagggtcacagacctaGAAGATCGTATGCAGATTTGCTGCACTTAAAATAGAAATAGACAAAAGGTCTTTATAAATtatgttagtctattttagtacAAATCTTGTAAATTGTGCATGTTAATCTATAAAATATATCACGGGTCCTTAATTCAATTATAACAAACAGATCTAGGATTTCTTGTATTCTCCCAAGAAATAGTTGAGTTCTTAATATTGAAGAACACATATTTATAGCACAACATATATGATTTTTTTTGCCAACAacatatttgatttttaatataaagatCAAGTAAGTTTTGATAGTTGTTTTATGTTCATTTTATAGTTAACTAATTATCACTGCATATATTCTATAGTCTATTGAGTTGATAATTGTAACCAGTCGCATTAAAACCTTAAGATGGTAGAGGAATACCCGAACAAGATCTTATACTGTTCAACACTCCCCCACAACGTATGATACTTTTCGTACTGATTGACAACAACAAATATAACCAATACTAATATcaataccaacaacaaatatttaaattaaataaatgaggGTGGGAGGACTCGAACTCAAGTCCCTCCGTAAAccgagctctgataccatattaAGTAACCAGTCATACTAAAACCTCAAGGTGGTAGATGAAGGACcgaacatgatcttatactcttcaaCAATAATCAAATAactataaaaatataaataaaattatcaaAACTTACTTGATTAATATTACAACCAAATTAGTTGTGCGACAAATTTGTATTCTTGAataataagaactcagctacttatcttgagagaatacaagatttctaGATATATTTCTGTTAAGTCTGAACTAAGGACCCGTGACATGTGTTATAGGTTAACATGCACAGTTTGCAGAACTTACACTAAAATAGGTTATACATTTTCTAAAGTCCATATGTCTATATCCATTTTAAGTGCAGCAAATCTGCATATAATCTTCTAGGcctgtgaccctcctttgtccagttcatcttaaCCCTTGATCTTGCATTCCTCAACctgcatttgtagactttccatttTAGTGATAAAAcagtttgttgactgataatcttgaatctttaaatTGGTTGAGTTATGTAGATCTTCATTACTGTATAGATACGTATCATATTGAAATGTGAATGACTTATCAAAATCTCCACTTCTTTACTAGAGtcatgacttgtcgatatctctaattctTTTTATGCagtttgacttgttgatatctccagttctctatatgcagtttgacttgtcgatatctcaagtTCTCTACATGTAATTTTGACCTATCGATATCTTCACTTCTCTACATGCAtttttaacttatcgatatctccacttctctacatatattttgacttgtcgatatctccacttctctacatataccttgacttctctacaagtagagtgacatctctacaagtataatgacttctctacaagtaagTGACATCTCTAGCTACAAGTGTAATGACTTATCTACAAGCTTATCTAACTTCTTGATATAATTCttgatataacttgatctgtgacttctTAAAATTTGACTTAGAAATTTTTTCAATCCACAATATTATTCTTCACCAAGCAGTTTATCTTCATTTCGGAGGCATGATCGGGCCTGATCTTCTTTCAGATATTTATTCCTAGCTTGTTGGTTGTTTACTGAATAAATACTCCAATCTAGTTGTAATATCAGTAATTTTagagaataataataataataataacaacaactttttttatataaaattggAATTAGAAAAGAATAAGATTAGCACATAGCGAAGTCAAGTAGTAGTCTGTGTTTTATGATTACGTGCGTTTATGTATACACGTCTCTCCTTATATTAAAAACcctaaaaagaaaaagaaaaaaaaatagaggAGGTTAGAGGCGGCGAGAAGGTATCGAGATTCGAGAGGGAGATAGGCAACCAACACCTTGGCTTGACAACAGAAGGGTCGTTCAGATCGAGCAAACTAATTTGCATAAGGGTAACTCATTTGTactattattatatttatataaatattcaTACTTGTCAATTTGTGAAATTATGGCTACACATGTAAGAGATCAAACTATTCATTCAATTTACTCATGAAAGTCAAATTCTATAATATTGTATCGTACATAATTTCACTATGTAGACATGCGAGTTCTAGAATTAGGATATTTATTttttgattataaattaattataaggatttggtttttattgatattttattgattttataaattttactATGTTAGTTGGTACATTCATACATTACAATTTTATTAATCGTAGAGTTCGTGTCTCATGTCTATGTTATTGTAATAAATAGTATAAGATTAAAGGTTGTCAATTGATATAcaggtaattatttatttatttcaaaaattatttttaaattgtaatatatttattttccAGTTTTGTAGATGAGGTTAAGAGTGTACGCTACATGTACTGTACCTTGTAACCAATGTCACGTGGATCAAGAAATTTAAatgaattataataatattaaattttgTATTTGATTCTACTTTTTGTATATTGCATACGCTTAGTACATGTACGTGTATAAATTAGTTAATAAAGATATATTCAGTGACATGCATGTCGAGCACACTATCAGGTTTCCTGTATTAAATAATTGATTAGTGTAGAAAGCTTGGAATGTTCGAATGGTATAAACCGAAGCTTATAAATTAGTTTTAATTTATTTGAGTATTACGGTTTAGTAAATAAAGGTAAACATTGTATAAACTGATTATTAATAATACACTACATTTTGTAATTAAATCGGGACCCGGGAATTTAGCAGATCTTTCACGGATGTCGTGAGTGTTAGAGTTTTTGACATTCGAGGTACAGATTATGTCCCCTTTTTATTTAGCGCTACTCCTCTTGTccattatatttatttgattcgTTCCGTTCTACGGTCTGTTCATTTCGTTACTATTTTCTTTGACCGTTTTAACTTCcgaaatttatttaaaaaattgatCTTGAAAATTTTAGATATTTGTTTATgcggttttcaaaaattatttatgacaccctctactttggaaatctgaattatttatctcaggtgattttaaaattttacgagaatatttttatttaatcCTTAGAGTGATATAGGGTATAACGAtttaaccagctgtaggggtactacaaccatgtcattgcggcaccagtgacatgacacttccgtgataGTGTGATTGGTAACGAcatatccttctgttagctcttgggaggaacttttgcgcatttgatatttgttctgcacccagagtttgatttgtgatttgatttatgctGACGTTGTATATGTCTTACACGTTATCCATTCCATTGCACACATTAGGTAacctatgatgtgtgtatttgtatatGTTCTGACCTCAGTATAAAATATCCTAACCCCTAGCTGTTTCAATCATgcttgtttttaaaattattgttttattataaattatgaaatctttatttctgatatttgttttataaattgtattcgaaatccgtactgggcgtttggctcatgccgtattctttttttggcaggtgcttagggggatctgggactgtgtgatggagagctcTCTTTTATTTCGTTCTTAGGATTTTGAACTTCTATCATTATTTAGACTTAATTACTTATTAGAGATTTCAGCATTTATATTATCGGTTTAGacagtttggagatttaatattatttttggagatttttagattgtttaattattatttagaaatatattagtgctcaGTGTGCAGGTTTATAGATTATAAGTAATATCACCTTTTATTATTTaaagggggtgttacagagatggtATTAGAGCTTATgttctttcttgtagaaaacctacttaggttaacctgtgagtttgggtagacgatagaatgtgtgttctatttaatttaatttcattCCGCTCTTTATCATTTCATTCTGCTTCATCATTTTGAAATCTGTTTGTAACTGCTTCATCATATTTATTCTTGTAATCTTCATTCGTTCGCTatcttatattgtagatgcctCCTGTAATATCCGGGCAAATTATGTGAATGTTTTgtgataattaaataaatattatgtgtttacaTGAGTTTAAAAAAATCATTGCCATGTTATGACCTGTTATAACTGTTATTTGTGGCCCCGCAAGGA is a genomic window containing:
- the LOC141714310 gene encoding brassinosteroid-responsive RING protein 1-like, producing the protein MGAISKFFNNLCTITIVFLTLLFLELLILFRSVSGAFYFFGNSPITSAQYFKLIERKNPASRYKEGLTGETKECPVCLSMFQEREEIRKVKQCNHTFHKQCLDTWLQQDCPTCPLCRISVLPEEVVAKYRQRRNNQDYYGSDEEMMVVLSALHGGYLRRLAH